Proteins from a single region of Egicoccus sp. AB-alg2:
- a CDS encoding cyclase family protein translates to MGVTVIDLSHPIHDGMPGYPGLPGPRVGLHLSHAESRSRYDDRAEFAIGRLELVGNTGTYLDSPFHRDPDGPDVSRLPLDRLVELPTLVLDAREAAAGGRDLDLALPDPERLVGTAVLVRTDWDRRWGREDYWEPGPFLGGELVARLVAARPAVVGVDFWNVDDTADPTRPAHTHLLRAGIVVVEHLCHLADLPAGATTSFVPLAVQGAPSLPIRAFAVARSPAVTSDG, encoded by the coding sequence GTGGGCGTGACCGTCATCGACCTCAGCCACCCGATCCACGACGGCATGCCGGGCTATCCCGGCCTGCCGGGCCCGCGGGTCGGCCTGCACCTGTCGCACGCCGAGTCGCGCTCGCGCTACGACGACCGGGCAGAGTTCGCCATCGGTCGGCTCGAGCTCGTCGGCAACACCGGCACCTACCTCGACAGCCCGTTCCACCGCGATCCCGACGGGCCGGACGTCAGCCGGTTGCCGCTCGACCGGCTGGTCGAGCTGCCGACGCTCGTGCTCGACGCCCGTGAGGCGGCGGCCGGCGGCCGCGACCTCGACCTGGCCTTACCCGACCCGGAACGCCTGGTCGGGACCGCCGTGCTGGTGCGCACCGACTGGGACCGGCGGTGGGGGCGCGAGGACTACTGGGAGCCGGGACCGTTCCTCGGCGGCGAGCTGGTGGCGCGGCTGGTGGCCGCACGCCCGGCCGTCGTGGGGGTCGACTTCTGGAACGTCGACGACACTGCCGACCCGACCCGGCCGGCGCACACGCACCTGCTGCGGGCCGGGATCGTCGTCGTCGAGCACCTCTGCCACCTCGCGGACCTCCCCGCCGGGGCGACGACGTCGTTCGTGCCGTTGGCCGTCCAGGGCGCACCCTCGCTGCCGATCCGCGCCTTCGCCGTCGCCCGCTCGCCGGCCGTCACGTCCGACGGCTGA